From Sphingobacteriales bacterium:
CCATCAGCCTTGTTATATTGCAGAAGATGTTAAAATAATCGATTCAGAAATCGGCCCTTATGTTTCAATCGGAAACGGAACAATTGTTGAAAATGCTAAGATTGAAAACAGTATTATTTATTCACATGCAAGTATTCAAAATGCTACCTTACGCAATTCAATGATTGGCTCTTACGTTAAATACCACAACATGAAAGACAGAGAAGTTAGTCTTGGAGATTATTCCGAAATCCTATGAGGGCATATAAAAACATATTGATTGTCAGCTTTTTAATTATAATTTTGTTTTCTTCCTGCAAGGTTCAGAAAACCCCCGGAGAGTCTCTTCCATACATCCCATGGAACCCTGGCGGAAATGAAGAGACAAAAAATACCGAATTTTATGAATCTTTAATGGATGGTCTAAAGGAGGAGTTGATCAATTATAACTTTGAAGCTGCGCTGCATTATTATGAAAACTGTCTGAGACTCAGGCCTGATGATCCGACTGTTCTTTACAAACTTGGGCAGATTTATTTTAAGGCAGGACGCATCAGTGAATCCGTTGCTTCACTTAAAAAAGCTTTTGAAATTGATCCTTCAAACTATTGGATTGGCCATGCTTTGGCTGATATTTACCAGCAAAACAATGACTTTGAAAATGCAGAGCTTGTCTTTGAAAAAATGGTTAAAATTTTTCCTGACAATATTTCATTGAAAAAAGACCTTGCCTTTGCTTACTACAACTCCGGCAAACTGATGAAATCTGTCAAAGTACTTGATGATATCGAAAAAATCGTTGGTATTACGGAAGAAATTACGGAACAGAAAAAGGTCATTTACCTCAATTTAAAGAAATTTGACAAAGCCGTTGAAGAACTTCAGAAACTGATAAACGCTAATCCGGAAAATACGGATTATATCCGTAAACTCATCGACCTTTACGTGGCTTACAATAAAGATGACAAGGTTTTTGACCTTTATCAGCGAATTATTGAAATTAACCCCAACGATCCGACTGCTCAGCTGATTGTAGCCGACTATTACCTGCGGTGGAACAGGAGAGACGAAGGCCTTAAACTGGCAGAAAAAGCACTTGGAAATCCTTACCTTGACCTTCAATCAAAGGTTACTTTTCTTATGCTGAATTTTCTTAACAAGGGAATTAAAGAAGATAACAGGGATATTATTTTGAAATTCAGTGATTTATTGGTTGCCACCCATCCTTCCGACAGCCGAGTGTATTCTTTCCGCGGAGACGTCAAAACCGCCCTGAAAATGGAAAACGAAGCCCTTGACGATTATATCAGAGCTCTTCAGGATGAGAAAAACATTGCCGTTTTGTGGAATACTGTCATTGTCGGACTAATTAAAAGAGGAAATTATACAGATGCTTTAGCTTACAGTCAGGAAGCACTCGAACATTTTCCCCTCAATCCTGAACTTTACCTTTATGCGGGTATGTGTCATCTGAGGCTGAAAGAATTTGCAAAAGCTGCTGAAATACTCGAAAGCGGACTTATCTATGTGAAAAACAATGATTTGCTTGCCTATCAGTTTTATGCCAATCTGGGTGAAGCCTTTAACGGTACCAAGGATTACGAAAAATCAGACAATTATTTTGACAAAGCCTTAAAAATTGACAATCAAGACCTTTCCTTATTAAATAACTATGCATATTATCTTTCACTTCGCAGAGAAAAACTGGATAAGGCAGCTGAAATGTCTCTAAAGACGCTTGAAAAAGAGCCTCAGAATCCGGCCTATCTCGATACGTACGGATGGATACTTTTCCTTCAGAACGACCTGAACAATGCAAAAATTTATATTGAAAAGGCACTTGAAAAGAAAAGCTGGGATGCTGAGATTCTTGAACATTACGGAGATGTTTTATATAAACTGGGAGATACGGAAAATGCCTTAAAATATTGGCTCAGAGCAAAGGAAAAAGGTTCGCTGTCGGAACAGTTGGATAAAAAAATTGCCGGTAAAAAATATTATGAATAAACTACTGATTATACTTATCGGCAGTATTGTTTTAACTTCCTGCCAGCTTCAGAAAAAAAGTATTGTTTCAAAATATACGGGAGACAGCAGAAAAGTAATGAACGAACTGATTAAAAACAACATTGATTTTGAATATTTTCACGATAAAGTCAGAATGCAGCTGAAGACATCTTCGTTTAACCAGAGTTTTACCGTTGATTTGATGATGAAAAAAGACAGCATCATCTGGGGTTCGGCATCTGCCCTGTTCGGGATTGAAGTAGGCAGGTTTTTCCTGACAAATTCAGAGCTGACCATCATTGACAAGATGAGCCGGAAA
This genomic window contains:
- a CDS encoding tetratricopeptide repeat protein, with the protein product MRAYKNILIVSFLIIILFSSCKVQKTPGESLPYIPWNPGGNEETKNTEFYESLMDGLKEELINYNFEAALHYYENCLRLRPDDPTVLYKLGQIYFKAGRISESVASLKKAFEIDPSNYWIGHALADIYQQNNDFENAELVFEKMVKIFPDNISLKKDLAFAYYNSGKLMKSVKVLDDIEKIVGITEEITEQKKVIYLNLKKFDKAVEELQKLINANPENTDYIRKLIDLYVAYNKDDKVFDLYQRIIEINPNDPTAQLIVADYYLRWNRRDEGLKLAEKALGNPYLDLQSKVTFLMLNFLNKGIKEDNRDIILKFSDLLVATHPSDSRVYSFRGDVKTALKMENEALDDYIRALQDEKNIAVLWNTVIVGLIKRGNYTDALAYSQEALEHFPLNPELYLYAGMCHLRLKEFAKAAEILESGLIYVKNNDLLAYQFYANLGEAFNGTKDYEKSDNYFDKALKIDNQDLSLLNNYAYYLSLRREKLDKAAEMSLKTLEKEPQNPAYLDTYGWILFLQNDLNNAKIYIEKALEKKSWDAEILEHYGDVLYKLGDTENALKYWLRAKEKGSLSEQLDKKIAGKKYYE